A stretch of the Tautonia marina genome encodes the following:
- a CDS encoding lipoate--protein ligase family protein produces MQCRVLPHESGDGPWNMAVDQWMLDSVVADPSTAMLRTYEWSVPTLSLGYFQHRAEAEADPRWRGAALVRRATGGGAIWHDRELTYALVLPADHPLTRRSKDLYHAVHLAIVGLLAERGIVARRRGEAEARVGRDRPLLCFLDRDAEDLVVAGSKVLGSAQRRRAGALLQHGSLLLETSERTPELPGLTSLAPEAPIDPPDAWAAPVQKALFKAIGLEPTDHVFMDAERAAAARVAEEIYRSPSWTDRR; encoded by the coding sequence ATGCAATGCCGCGTCCTTCCTCACGAGTCGGGGGATGGGCCGTGGAACATGGCCGTCGATCAATGGATGCTTGATTCGGTCGTCGCCGACCCGAGCACGGCCATGCTTCGCACCTATGAATGGTCGGTCCCGACCCTGAGCCTTGGTTACTTTCAGCATCGGGCCGAGGCCGAGGCCGACCCCCGATGGCGCGGGGCGGCTCTGGTGCGTCGGGCCACCGGCGGCGGGGCAATCTGGCACGATCGGGAACTGACCTACGCCCTGGTTCTCCCCGCCGATCACCCCTTGACCCGACGCTCGAAGGACCTCTATCACGCGGTCCATCTTGCTATTGTTGGCTTGCTGGCCGAGCGGGGGATCGTGGCCCGCCGTCGTGGCGAGGCCGAGGCCCGCGTCGGGCGCGATCGCCCCTTGCTCTGCTTCCTCGATCGCGACGCCGAAGACCTTGTCGTGGCCGGTTCCAAGGTGCTGGGCAGTGCCCAGCGGCGTCGAGCCGGGGCCTTGTTGCAACACGGATCGCTCTTGCTCGAAACCTCCGAGCGCACGCCCGAACTCCCCGGCCTCACCTCCCTCGCGCCCGAGGCTCCCATCGATCCCCCAGATGCCTGGGCCGCTCCGGTTCAGAAGGCGCTTTTCAAGGCGATCGGACTTGAGCCCACCGATCATGTGTTCATGGATGCTGAGCGGGCCGCCGCCGCTCGCGTTGCCGAGGAGATTTACCGGTCTCCAAGCTGGACCGATCGCCGTTGA
- a CDS encoding FHA domain-containing protein: MSAKVSLIVVQGKPEGKVIPLATPLFRIGRGEGCHLRPNNEQVSRNHAEIEQTDQGVVLRDLGSRNGTYLNHQRLEANTDQVLKNKDLVQVGPLTFAISIQGAVAAAPTTSPDKSERAMAKAASLDELSNDDIDSWLVTDKDSAAPPERPSGVYTGDTMTFSSFQEASKSDHQVPAAPAEPEAAAEPELAPEPEAEPEAEPSPVDEDDIYDKLDDEYDPDAPAEAEEFIDESNPFFAAKKEADDAPAAAKKKEEVDSSRAAEDILRKMMERRRAPR, from the coding sequence ATGAGCGCGAAAGTCTCGCTGATCGTCGTTCAAGGCAAGCCCGAGGGGAAGGTCATCCCCTTGGCCACTCCTCTGTTCCGGATCGGACGGGGAGAGGGTTGCCATCTGCGCCCAAACAACGAACAGGTCAGCCGTAACCACGCCGAGATTGAACAGACCGACCAGGGAGTTGTCCTCCGCGACCTGGGCAGTCGCAACGGCACCTACCTGAATCACCAGCGGCTCGAAGCCAACACCGATCAGGTTCTCAAAAACAAGGACCTGGTGCAGGTCGGCCCCTTGACCTTCGCCATCTCGATCCAGGGAGCCGTCGCCGCCGCTCCCACCACCTCGCCCGACAAGTCGGAACGTGCGATGGCCAAGGCCGCCTCGCTCGACGAGTTGAGCAACGATGACATTGATTCCTGGCTCGTCACCGATAAGGACAGCGCCGCTCCTCCCGAACGCCCCTCCGGCGTTTACACCGGCGATACCATGACCTTCTCCTCCTTCCAGGAGGCCAGCAAGTCCGATCATCAGGTTCCCGCCGCACCGGCCGAGCCCGAGGCCGCGGCCGAACCCGAACTCGCTCCCGAACCCGAGGCGGAGCCCGAAGCCGAGCCCTCCCCGGTCGACGAGGACGATATCTACGACAAGCTCGACGATGAATACGACCCCGACGCCCCCGCCGAGGCCGAGGAGTTCATCGACGAGTCGAACCCCTTCTTCGCCGCCAAGAAAGAGGCAGACGACGCCCCCGCCGCGGCCAAGAAGAAGGAAGAGGTCGATTCCAGCCGGGCCGCCGAGGACATCCTGCGGAAGATGATGGAACGCCGGCGCGCCCCCCGCTAA